A single window of Coffea eugenioides isolate CCC68of chromosome 7, Ceug_1.0, whole genome shotgun sequence DNA harbors:
- the LOC113778400 gene encoding acyl-CoA-binding domain-containing protein 3-like isoform X1, protein MVAGFFQDLAFSASLTMVVYFILSKLRSSSAEDITNVTCNSRNDVFIYKAGFLEHVGEKYPGVFDIRQERNLGNSGFQAVMSGEVHSVDGEGNELKQEKKDNNTNDEALGGVVENVLVQEAREEKDSVGVGGGEDIKEKEEVDECSESRPMPQETEEELQSLVEEAYVALSLREEFEVREGKDEEICEVLENKHSQETERDAAQSTERSEGNESNDQVGVEESEEGLFDDWEGIERSELEKHFDAAVAFVGSKGNADRIDGNTRMQLYGLHRVAMEGTCHGPQPMALKVSARAKRNAWQKLGDMSSEMAMERYMALLSASIPEWEDKIIKK, encoded by the exons ATGGTGGCTGGGTTTTTTCAGGACTTGGCTTTTTCTGCATCCCTCACGATGGTTGTTTATTTTATTCTGTCTAAGCTTCGTTCGAGTTCTGCTGAAGATATCACCAATGTTACGTGCAATTCAAGAAACGATGTTTTTATTTATAAAGCTGGGTTTTTGGAGCATGTTGGCGAAAAATATCCTGGGGTTTTTGATATTAGACAAGAAAGAAATCTTGGGAATTCTGGGTTTCAAGCAGTGATGTCGGGAGAAGTTCACAGTGTTGATGGTGAAGGGAACGAGctgaaacaagaaaagaaagataataaCACCAAcgatgaagctcttggtggagttgtcgAAAACGTACTAGTACAAGAGGCGAGGGAAGAAAAAGATAGTGTCGGTGTCGGTGGCGGTGAggatattaaagaaaaagaagaagttgATGAATGTTCTGAATCGAGGCCAATGCCCCAGGAAACTGAAGAAGAACTACAAAGCCTAGTTGAAGAAGCTTATGTGGCACTGAGTTTAAGGGAAGAATTTGAGGTGAGGGAGGGCAAGGATGAGGAAATTTGTGAGGTTTTGGAGAATAAACATAGTCAAGAAACAGAGAGGGATGCAGCACAGAGCACTGAGAGGAGTGAGGGCAATGAATCTAATGATCAGGTGGGGGTGGAAGAATCAGAAGAGGGGCTGTTTGATGATTGGGAAGGGATAGAGAGAAGTGAGCTGGAGAAGCATTTTGATGCAGCAGTGGCTTTTGTTGGTTCCAAGGGCAATGCTGATCGTATTGATGGCAATACAAGGATGCAGCTTTACGGGCTTCACAGGGTTGCCATGGAAGGAACTTGCCACGGGCCACAGCCAATGGCATTGAAGGTTTCGGCTCGTGCTAAGAG GAATGCTTGGCAAAAGCTGGGTGACATGAGCTCAGAAATGGCAATGGAACGGTATATGGCCCTTCTGTCAGCAAGCATACCTGAATGGGAG gacaaaatcataaaaaagtgA
- the LOC113778400 gene encoding acyl-CoA-binding domain-containing protein 3-like isoform X2, producing the protein MVAGFFQDLAFSASLTMVVYFILSKLRSSSAEDITNVTCNSRNDVFIYKAGFLEHVGEKYPGVFDIRQERNLGNSGFQAVMSGEVHSVDGEGNELKQEKKDNNTNDEALGGVVENVLVQEAREEKDSVGVGGGEDIKEKEEVDECSESRPMPQETEEELQSLVEEAYVALSLREEFEVREGKDEEICEVLENKHSQETERDAAQSTERSEGNESNDQVGVEESEEGLFDDWEGIERSELEKHFDAAVAFVGSKGNADRIDGNTRMQLYGLHRVAMEGTCHGPQPMALKVSARAKRTSSRF; encoded by the exons ATGGTGGCTGGGTTTTTTCAGGACTTGGCTTTTTCTGCATCCCTCACGATGGTTGTTTATTTTATTCTGTCTAAGCTTCGTTCGAGTTCTGCTGAAGATATCACCAATGTTACGTGCAATTCAAGAAACGATGTTTTTATTTATAAAGCTGGGTTTTTGGAGCATGTTGGCGAAAAATATCCTGGGGTTTTTGATATTAGACAAGAAAGAAATCTTGGGAATTCTGGGTTTCAAGCAGTGATGTCGGGAGAAGTTCACAGTGTTGATGGTGAAGGGAACGAGctgaaacaagaaaagaaagataataaCACCAAcgatgaagctcttggtggagttgtcgAAAACGTACTAGTACAAGAGGCGAGGGAAGAAAAAGATAGTGTCGGTGTCGGTGGCGGTGAggatattaaagaaaaagaagaagttgATGAATGTTCTGAATCGAGGCCAATGCCCCAGGAAACTGAAGAAGAACTACAAAGCCTAGTTGAAGAAGCTTATGTGGCACTGAGTTTAAGGGAAGAATTTGAGGTGAGGGAGGGCAAGGATGAGGAAATTTGTGAGGTTTTGGAGAATAAACATAGTCAAGAAACAGAGAGGGATGCAGCACAGAGCACTGAGAGGAGTGAGGGCAATGAATCTAATGATCAGGTGGGGGTGGAAGAATCAGAAGAGGGGCTGTTTGATGATTGGGAAGGGATAGAGAGAAGTGAGCTGGAGAAGCATTTTGATGCAGCAGTGGCTTTTGTTGGTTCCAAGGGCAATGCTGATCGTATTGATGGCAATACAAGGATGCAGCTTTACGGGCTTCACAGGGTTGCCATGGAAGGAACTTGCCACGGGCCACAGCCAATGGCATTGAAGGTTTCGGCTCGTGCTAAGAG GACCAGTAGCCGTTTTTGA
- the LOC113778149 gene encoding molybdate-anion transporter-like, translating into MGVVEESEVWEPNKALYLFTLISCFASIYFCPHYSGRAAPTTVFDHAQSSSAFFRFQRSFLLLFSLSSVMEGLGTVFGEYEWEHYYGGVSKEQTLPYVCAGCAASLCIGTFLGVLSDLMGPRNVCLLFYTLHLLVSIFKSFLTHPSLCFTSFCLSLASSIFSFSFEAWMVFEHDKLGQRQDTLNDMFWLMTFIESASFICSQFLGNWLIGGNRDKSILSPYNAAVVLAIICILHVARGFKENPRTASCSDYWISFQTHIFSDKRVWLLSWSQVCVHLSIAVFWVLWAPTIVADGREVQLGLIYPCLMGARMLGSTAVPWLYNGTISLRIEECLIYVLPVMGLLLSVVAYDYQDVGVLLVLFFLFHACVGVVLPSLARLRSMYVPNELRGGMITLSQAPANMVFLLFLVQRGYYRTVANSTIIAFAAFGLFSAAGCMYMLKRPGKQLYQNWHKL; encoded by the exons atgggAGTGGTGGAGGAGAGCGAGGTTTGGGAACCCAATAAAGCGCTCTACCTATTCACGCTAATATCATGCTTCGCTTCCATCTATTTCTGCCCTCATTACTCCGGCAGAGCGGCACCCACTACAGTCTTCGATCACGCCCAATCCTCATCAGCTTTCTTCCGTTTCCAAAGAAGTTTCCTTCTCCTTTTTTCACTCTCCTCCG TGATGGAGGGCTTGGGGACGGTGTTCGGGGAGTACGAATGGGAACACTATTACGGAGGAGTTAGTAAGGAGCAAACGCTGCCGTATGTGTGCGCGGGATGCGCTGCCTCACTCTGTATCGGTACTTTCTTAGGCGTGCTTTCTGATTTGAT GGGTCCAAGGAACGTTTGCTTGCTATTTTACACCCTGCATCTCCTTGTTTCTATATTCAAAAGCTTCCTCACACATCCAAGCTTATGCTTCACAAGCTTCTGTCTTTCTCTTGCCTCTTCTATATTTTCCTTCAGTTTTGAGGCATGGATGGTCTTCGAGCATGATAAG CTGGGCCAGAGGCAAGATACGTTAAACGACATGTTTTGGTTAATGACTTTTATTGAATCTGCATCATTCATCTGCAGCCAGTTCCTTGGGAATTGGTTGATTGGAGGCAACAGGGATAAATCCATACTTTCTCCTTACAATGCAGCTGTGGTTCTAGCAATTATATGTATCCTTCATGTTGCTCGGGGATTCAAGGAAAATCCACGAACAGCCAGTTGTAGTGACTATTGGATTTCGTTCCAGACACATATCTTTTCAG ATAAAAGGGTATGGTTGCTATCATGGTCACAAGTTTGTGTACACCTCTCTATTGCAGTTTTCTGGGTTCTCTGGGCTCCAACAATTGTG GCTGATGGCAGAGAGGTACAATTAGGATTAATATATCCTTGTTTGATGGGGGCAAGAATGCTAGGAAGCACTGCAGTTCCCTGGTTGTATAATGGAACGATATCACTTAGGATAGAGGAATGTTTAATATACGTGCTTCCTGTCATGGGCCTCCTTTTATCTGTTGTAGCTTATGATTATCAG GACGTTGGTGTTCTCCTAGTACTGTTCTTCTTGTTTCATGCTTGCGTTGGTGTTGTTTTGCCATCACTTGCCAGATTGAGAAGCAT GTATGTACCAAATGAACTTCGTGGAGGAATGATAACTCTATCTCAAGCTCCTGCTAACATGGTGTTCTTGTTATTTCTGGTGCAA AGAGGTTATTATCGCACTGTTGCAAATTCAACGATTATTGCATTTGCTGCTTTTGGTCTATTCTCAGCTGCTGGCTGCATGTATATGTTAAAGCGGCCAGGGAAGCAACTCTACCAAAATTGGCACAAGTTGTGA
- the LOC113778150 gene encoding probable prolyl 4-hydroxylase 9: protein MKNSRGGKTVGSSGGGTWRSLGLPLVFLLCLFFFLAGFFGSTLFSQPDEWSAQSRLRPRVLEAMGDQLEEENRGFDPLPHGHSGEGSLTSIPFQVLSWNPRALYFPNFATAEQCQTIVTRAKADLQPSTLALRDGETEESTKGIRTSSGMFISASEDKTGTLALIEEKIAKVTMIPRSHGEAFNVLRYEIGQRYHSHYDAFNSAEYGPQKSQRVASFLLYLSDVEEGGETMFPFENGVNMDASYDYRNCIGLKVKPHRGDGLLFYSLFPNGTIDPASLHGSCPVIRGEKWVATKWIRDQEQDD, encoded by the exons ATGAAGAACAGTAGGGGAGGTAAAACTGTAGGGAGCAGCGGCGGAGGAACTTGGCGGAGCCTAGGGCTACCTTTAGTCTTCCTCTTGTGCCTATTTTTCTTCCTTGCCGGCTTCTTCGGTTCTACTCTTTTCTCTCAACCG GATGAGTGGAGTGCACAGTCTCGGCTTAGGCCAAGGGTGCTGGAGGCGATGGGTGACCAATTGGAGGAGGAAAACAGAGGCTTCGATCCATTGCCCCATGGCCACTCTGGCGAGGGCTCTCTAACTTCCATTCCCTTTCAG GTGTTAAGCTGGAATCCACGAGCATTGTACTTCCCCAACTTTGCAACTGCAGAACAATGTCAAACTATAGTTACTAGGGCAAAGGCTGATCTCCAGCCATCTACCTTAGCTCTTCGTGATGGAGAAACTGAAGAAAGTACCAAGGGAATCAGGACAAG TTCTGGAATGTTTATAAGTGCATCTGAAGACAAAACAGGGACTTTGGCCCTCATTGAGGAAAAAATCGCTAAGGTGACAATGATCCCAAGGAGTCATGGAGAG GCATTTAATGTCTTGCGGTACGAGATAGGTCAAAGATACCATTCTCATTATGATGCATTCAATTCTGCTGAATATGGTCCACAGAAGAGCCAAAGG GTTGCTTCTTTTTTGCTGTATTTATCTGATGTTGAGGAAGGTGGGGAAACCATGTTCCCTTTTGAG AATGGGGTGAACATGGATGCTAGTTATGATTATCGAAACTGCATAGGTTTGAAAGTGAAACCACACCGAGGGGATGGACTGCTGTTTTACTCACTTTTCCCAAATGGTACAATTGATCCT GCCTCACTTCATGGGAGCTGTCCCGTAATTCGAGGGGAAAAGTGGGTGGCCACAAAATGGATCAGGGATCAAGAACAGGATGATTAG